In the Brevundimonas sp. MF30-B genome, GATGTCAAGCAAGCCTTGAAGAACGAAGGCTACGACCGAATTCAGGATTCGCTCTACGGCTCGACGATCACCTCGGCCCTGCGAAAGCGATGCCAGGAATCCTGGGTCGAGCCTCAGGGCGATGCCGAAGCCAAGGCGTCGGAGAACGACGCCGCATGACGCACACGCTCCGGCGATGATTGTCGATCTGCCCGCTTCGGATCCCGAGCAGGTCGCCATGGGCGGCCGGCTCCGACGCTGGCGGACTGAACGCGGGATGGAGCTCGAGGAGCTTAGCCGGCAGATCGGCCTCAGCCCCGCCGAACTCCGCCTCGTCGAGGCGGGTCGGCTGAGGCTGGACAGCGCCCACGTGGAGGCGGCGACGCGCGTGCTTCACCTGCCCGTGTGGGCGCTGAACTCGGACACACCGACCTATTAGTTGGCCGGCGCCGGGCTGGGCGTGGGCACCGTGGGCGGATTGACCGTTGGGAGCTCAGGCCGCGGGAGATCGACATCGACGTTGATCTCGCTGGGCGCGGCCTCCATCGGCGCGGGCACGGAGCCGCGCCAAACCAGGAAGGCGATCACCGCCACGGCGACCACCAAGCCGCCGATGATGAAGGCCAGGGCGCCGCTCCCGCTCTTCTTTTCGGGCGCGGTGGTGTGAACCGTAGTCTGGTGCACGACGCGATCCGGCTCACGGGGCGGCAGGTTGGGATCCGTCATGGGTTAGTTCCCGCCCGGCGCGGCCGGCGCCGACACTTC is a window encoding:
- a CDS encoding helix-turn-helix domain-containing protein translates to MIVDLPASDPEQVAMGGRLRRWRTERGMELEELSRQIGLSPAELRLVEAGRLRLDSAHVEAATRVLHLPVWALNSDTPTY